The Triticum urartu cultivar G1812 chromosome 6, Tu2.1, whole genome shotgun sequence genome includes the window AGATGTGTCACGTACAGTCGTTGGAGGCCCAGAGCATTATATATGTTACATAAATCTAACGGTCAAGATAATTCTATTTGTTAAGATTTACCAGGATTGAGGGCTAGTAATTTCTAATTAACGTGCAATTTTCTAGCATATTTACCTTGCTCCTGGTTCACCTTATATTACTTTTAATATATAAATAGATGCAACATAAATATGTAGACAAGACCTGTGTTTGTCTTTTATTCCCAAGTTTGAACTAGTATAGTTTGGGTTCTTACATGATAGTGCATGTCACATTATTTTTTCACCGCTACAACGACCAAACCATGGACTGAGAAAACGGTGTTTCATATATCTAGTACTAGAGTTATTTTCTTCTCAGTTAGTACCGAAGATGCCAAATGGCGCGATGGTGCAATATGGAGGGATGTAGACATTGCACATTGCAGGTAGCGTCTGTAGCGCTAGGTTCCTTATTTCCTCGAACTGGGGCagttgttgaggctggacagagCCCTGGGCCTGTGGGTTTTGCTGAGATGGCCGGAAGGAGCCCTGGCCTAATGGATATTGTTGCAGAGGCTGTTGGAAGGAGACCTGGCTCgatggttgttgttgttgtttttgttgttgatGCAGAATAATAGCATGAACAACATTGTGGATGGCCTGGCACTGCGACTGCTCAGGGATCTGCCATAGGTGCTGACAACACAATTCTTGCAACAGCTGGTAAGTACTTTGTTGCAAAACTTGTGATCTTCCATGCGCTATGTTGTGTTGCTGCAATACAACATCCATGCATGGAATCAGTTGTTGTTGCAAAATTTGTTGAAGgatttgttgttgttgttgttgttgttgttgttgttgttgttgttgttgttgttgttgttgttgttgttgctgctgctgtgaAATTGGTTGTTGTGGTTGCGAATACTGTGGTTGCGGTTGTGGATATGGTTGTTGTGGTCGAAATGGTTGTGGCTGCGAATATGGTAGTTGCGGCTGCGGAAATGGTTGCAGCTGCAGATATGGTTGTTGTGATGGAAATGGTTGCGGCTGTGGATATGGTTGTTGTGGTGGAAATGGTTGTTGCTGCCCTAGAAATTGTTGTTGTTGTACCAATGGAACTTGCTCTTGTGGCTGTTGCTGAGATGGATTTTGTGGCTGCAATTGTGGCACTGGAACTCTAACTGCAGTTGTGGCAGTGGTCGCCACGATTGCAAGGAGGGCAAGGATGAGAAAGGTCTTCATGGTGGATTTGGTATTGACCACAACTTGCTTGGCTTAAATGATGCGCTCTACTTATGAGAATGATGGATGAGGAAGGATGATCGTCATGCTATGGGGCTATTTATGGCTGCCATGGAATGATCTCTTTCACAATTGGCATTTGTTTGTGTGGAAAGTGCTTGGATGCTTCTCAAAATCATCATTTGGTATGTTCTGTTTGGTGGCACTACTTACAAGTGTATTCTTGGACTGGTCATTAAAGTTCCTTGTTGTTGCACTATCATTCCACCACCAAAAAGGTGTGATAATATGCATGACTCATCTTATTCACTTTACAGCTCAAACACTAATCTAGATTGCCTATTTTTCTGAAACTAAGTTTGTAATTTTCTGCAAATTGTTACGCATAAACTAGATAAGCATGGCTGTCACGGTACTTAGTTTGTAATCTTGTGTGGTCTGTTAAGATAAATAAGACTAGTAATGTAACTTGCTTTAGTAGGCTATGACTCGTCAAATTCCTTTTACATGTCAAGTGTTGTAGTGTTCTAGAAGTTATTAGCAAGCATAAATTTTGTAATGTTCTACAAGTTGTTACGTGTAAACTAGATAAGCTTGACTTGCACACAAACAAGATTGTAATCACTAGTCATCTACCCATGCAACTGCACGGCCTAGCTATTATAGGGGTACATATTTATTAATAAATATTTATATGTAAAATTCAAGCGCTTAAATTACAGATATCATACATCTGAACATATGCTAAGTTATTCAAACAATTATAGTACAATATAAGCACATATATTATAAACTTCATTATATGGAAGAGTGCCTCTACTTcccatatatataaaaaaatatgaacatctacaataccAAAACTATATAGTATGGAAATACATTTCATGACGCATCTggtaatattgatttcatattgtgaatgttgatatttttttatTATAAAGTTAGTTAAAATTTACAAATcttgactttgaccaaacttTATATGCAGACCAAAAATAAATGGAGAGAGTATCTTGGGGTCTCTGCCACGTCACGTTTCTCATACATTCAGTACGAGTGTCGCCCCGAACGAGTGGAGACTGCATCGTCACCTTATCCTTTCCCTGCAGGCTCAAGTCTGCTTCTTCCCAATCTTTCATTTCTAATCAAAGGATAGTGAGGCGAGCTGGCCGGGCTGCTCTTCGTCGAGGACGTTGTCGTCTACTTGCGCGCGCCAATGGCCAGCTCTCGCCGGGATTCACCCTGTGCCCATGTACAACCGCCTTCCAGAAGCCATCCGAGCGGCGGCCCCACAACGCTCGCGCGGAGGTCCCAACTTAGGAGGTGGACGAGGCTGTGCAGCTCGCGGCTAAGCTGCTCTTCACCGGGGTCGCCGTCGTCTCCATGCGCCACACGGGAAGGAAGTTGGTCACCGAGTTCCCGGGGATTCGCCGCGCACCCAGGTACTCCGCCGCCTCCCCAGTAGCTGTTTGAGAGGCGGCCCGCACGCGCGAAAGTGTGTCCCGATTTTCAGACCCCCCAGCACTGATGTGGTCTCCCTTACCCATGTTGCAGCGACTGTGCTGTCGCATCAGGGACTAATACCGACATGCAGACCGGCgatgagactgagaccggcgccgAGACTAGCGGAGCTGGTcaagaaccgaaagcaaagaggccacggcgcccaaaccagctcatgagtactagactggtggtcacggagaTGGACGACGGTATTTTTGAGACAATAGCGCCCCCGGAAGCGCGATTGTGCTAAGGCAATCAAATAGGTTGCATCATACGGACAACTGCCACGATCAACGATGGGAAACTACAAAAGATAGATAATATGAGgccctccctcctaaagaagctgcaccagatattcttgttcccggacCGCAATGAAAAGGATAATAAAGATCCAGATAAGGACctggcaatgaagaagataaacaaacacaccatcaccaagtttagcgacgcgttggccgcctggaaaacaAGGTTGAAACATCGGATCGTCGACAAAAAGGAtcccttgctacctcttgagcactgcgttggttttccccgaagaggaagggatgatgcagcaaagtagcgtaagtatttccctcagattttgagaaccaaggtatcaatccagtaggaggctacaatacaatacaatacaatacgtgccttgctgcccctactgtcactgggaaaggacaccgcaagattgaacccaaagctaagcacttctcccattgcaagaaagaccaatctagtaggccaaaccaaattgataatttgaagagactggcaaagataaccaatcatacataaaagaattcagagaagattcaaatattattcatagatagacttgctcataaacccacaattcatcggtctcaacaaacacaccgcaaaaagaagattacatcgaatagttctccacaagagagggggagaacattgtattgagttccaaaaagagagaagaagccatctagctaataactatggaaccgtagttctgaggtgaactactcacacttcatcggagaggctatggtgttgatgtagaagccctccatgatcgatgccccctctggcggagctccggaacaggccccaagatgggttctcgtggatacggaaagttgcggaggtggaattagggttttcgctccgtatatgatcgtttgggggtacgtaggtgttggaaatatgccctagaggcaataataaaatggttattattatatttatttgttcatgataattgtctattgttcatgctataattgtgttatccggaaatcgtaatacatgtgtgaatacatagaccacaacacgtccctagtgagcctctagttgactagctcgttgatcaaaagatagtcatggtttcctgactatggacattggatatcattgataacgggatcacatcattaggagaatgatctgatggacaagacccaatcctaagcatagatCAAAggtcgtgtagttcgtttgctgtagcttttccgaatgtcaagtatcatttccttagaccatgagattgtgcaactcccggataccgtaggagtgccttgggtgtgccatacgtcacaacgtaactgggtgactataaaggtacattacaggtatctccgaaagtgtttgttgggttggcatgaatcgagactgggatttgtcactccgtatgatggagaggtatctctgcgcccactcggtaatgcatcatcataatgagctcaatgtgaccaagtggttgatcatgggatcatgcattacggtacgagtaaagtgacttgccggtaacgagattgaacgaggtattgggataccgacaatcgagtctcgggcaagtaacgtactgattgacaaagggaattgtatacggattgattgaatgctcgacatcgtggttcatccgatgagatcatcgtggagcatgtgggagccaacatgggtatccagatcccgctgttggttattgaccggagaggcgtctcggtcatgtctgcatgtctcccgaacccgtagggtctacacacttaaggttcggtgacgctagggttgtagagatattagtatgcagtaacccgaaagttgttcggagtcccggatgagatcccggacgtcacgaggcgttccggaatggtccggaggtaaagatttatatataggaagtacaGTTTCgtccatcgggaaggtttcgggggtcaccggtattgtaccgagaccaccggaagggtcccgggggtccaccgggtggggccacccatcccggagggccccatggactgaattgggaggggaaccagcccctagtgggctggtgcgcccccccttgggcctcccctgcgcctagggttgggaaaccctaggggtgggggcgcccccccacttggcttgggggggaagccaccccttggcctTCGCCCCCCCTGGagatccatctcctagggccggtgccccccaaggcccctatataaataGGGGGGAGGGAGGTCAGCCGCACCCTtgctttggtgcctccctctccctccgtaacacctctcctccccgcttgcgcttggcgatg containing:
- the LOC125516192 gene encoding alpha/beta-gliadin-like translates to MKTFLILALLAIVATTATTAVRVPVPQLQPQNPSQQQPQEQVPLVQQQQFLGQQQPFPPQQPYPQPQPFPSQQPYLQLQPFPQPQLPYSQPQPFRPQQPYPQPQPQYSQPQQPISQQQQQQQQQQQQQQQQQQQQQQQQQILQQILQQQLIPCMDVVLQQHNIAHGRSQVLQQSTYQLLQELCCQHLWQIPEQSQCQAIHNVVHAIILHQQQKQQQQPSSQVSFQQPLQQYPLGQGSFRPSQQNPQAQGSVQPQQLPQFEEIRNLALQTLPAMCNVYIPPYCTIAPFGIFGTN